Part of the Esox lucius isolate fEsoLuc1 chromosome 25, fEsoLuc1.pri, whole genome shotgun sequence genome, AACCATTTCTATGAAGCCACTTCCCACCGCTTGTTACCAGAGAAACGACATGTTGCCTCGTCTTAAAATAactctatatatatttatagttaTCGTCGTGTATATATGGGGGGCGATAACAACCACCTGAAATGAACGCTGCGATTTTCTCACTTTCACACTACTCCTTTTCAGTGCAACAGTCTTCTTCGGTACGATCGCTGTGAAATCCAGTCATTCTGCAGTTATCGGCGTCGTCTTCAGATCCATGACTATGTTGCCACGACTACAAGAACCTGTTAGAAAGATTGCAATCACTCAGGCTATAGATGTACAGCGTGGAGGCTGGCAGAGCAGTCATTCCCAGTGAAAAGCCACAGCAAAGCCACACGAGAAGGCCCTTTCACTGTTTCCTGTTTGACAGAAAAAAACTCCCAAACAGCTCCATTCCCTCGAGGACAAAATACCACAGCACTATTTAGCATCTAACAGTCTAGTTGAGGATGAAACCGATGATACTTCGGATTATATTTGTGTACAGCTGCATCTGACGTTGGCGGCCCTTCGTCCAGTTAGAACGTCTCACCCAATCAGAGGCTTCCGTGCGGTTACACACTGTGGCGGGACCAATGGCTGGGCGTCCGTTGGTGTCGCTACGTAGGGGAAACGTTACATTCAGCATCAGcggtaaacttttttttttggggggttagCCTGTGGAATGGGCAATCAAGGGTCCACAGATGTAGCTACCGCCTTGTAGAAAATCCaagtgggaaaaataaaaaatctccaTCACAGGGAGGAGAGCACACTGTGATGGAAGACCTTGGGAGCAACataacaaatcctcttttgaaCAGTCATAATAGGAtaaggtaggtgtgtgtgtactgtactaGGCGTCCATCAGTGAAGAATCGGGAAACCAACGCGGAGAATCGGCTTATTGTACGCGCGCACACAACCATCTCCTTCTCAGGGTTCACCGTTAAACCACTGACCACCCAGAATCCACCTGCTGCGACGGTCCCGCCTCGGGGGGGAGGAGAGTTGGACGGTCGCTTCGTCCGCCACGGTCGTCGTAATCGGCGCTCGTTTGGTTATTGCCTTGTTATGCTGCCAATGGTGGGAGCAGCGGTGCAACAGTAGAGGACCACGGGCGACGGAGAGAACACGAACCAGCCCGCcactacacaacacagactGTCAATCACTGCATCCAACAGCAGCGTCTACTAACAGTCCTCATGAAAGGCCACCTCCACCCAGAGACATCGGGGTAGGAGGAGGTACTCCGGTGAGGGGTTGGGGAGGGGTAGGAGGAGGTACTCCGGTGAGGGGTTGGGGAGGGGTAGGAGGAGGTACTCCGGTGAGGGGTTGGGGAGGGGTAGGAGGAGGTACTCCGGTGAGGGGTTGGGGAGGGGTAGGAGGAGGTACTCCGGTGAGGGGTTGGGGAGGGGTAGGAGGAGGTACTCCGGTGAGGGGTTGGGGAGGGGTAGAAAGCGGGAAggtatttttggaaatgggcAGGCCCGATGGAACCACCGACCCAGCAAGTGTACTgtgtaagggggggggggttgtgtggtggttgtctgtgtgtgcgttcgtgggttttgtgtgtgtgacatggggagggttgagtgtgtgtgtgactgtgttgatTTCAAATTGACTCATGTAGCTGCTGCACCTCTTCCTGGGACTCAATGGAGGGTAACAGAGGGAAATGAGAGAGATGGGtgtggaaacagagagagagagagatgggtgtggaaacagagagagagagagatgggtgtggaaacagagagagagagagagagatgggtgtggaaacagagagagagagagagagagagagagagagagatgggtgtggaaacagagagagagagagagagagatgggtgtggaaacagagagagagagagagagagatgggtgtggaaacagagagagagagagagagagagagagagagatgggtgtggaaacagagagagagagagagagatgggtgtggaaacagagagagagagagagatgggtgtggaaacagagagagagatgggttgAGGGAATGCTAGAATGGTTGGtggatagagacacagagggggtgtttgagggacagagggagagcgaGCAATGTGAATATATCATTACTTGGCGCTTTGTTTCCATTCTTTGAGTGAAAATGATGGAGGCGTCTGTTGTGGGTGGCATGGCAACGGCACGGAATGTCAATGAGCGGCAGTCAGAATCAGAAGGATCAACAGTCTGCCCTTCCTCTCCTGGGTTCTCTCCTAGTTAGCATTAGATGGCTGCGATGAGTCTTCCTCCTCCGTGTTACTACGGTGACGTGACATTACTACGGTAACACTACCAGGCCCGAACGAAGTGAATGTGGGCCCGGGCTTCCTTCCAACTTCCTGGCTCGGACAGTAGGGGACACTATTGGGTCGAAGTAAACACCCCTAAACTCCATTTGGGTAGCCTTGCTGAGTCAGTTGGCCCTCATTGGGCGTTCTCATGACGACTCCACGGTAATGGCCGCGTCCCCGCCCCTGGGGACGGCTGAGGAGGAGGCGTGGCCACACTGGGTGGCACAATCATCAGATGGGAGCTGCGATGGGGTGACACGATGCGCGCGGAGGGAGCAGTCCACGCTGTCATGGAGTATACCCGTCCCGTCCTCTCGATCCCCTCCCCCATCGCTCTCTTCTTCcaccttctcctcttcctcactcttCACCCGGCAGCGGCACACTTCGATGCCGGAATCGCCCGTGAGCCGGCGGTGGCGGAAATGATCCTCttcgtcgtcctcctcctcctcttcatctctcctccctttctcgaCGGGTTCGAAGAAGTCTACGTTGGTGGAGAACAGCGCATGTCTGGGAGGAGACTGGGTGGGCTTGGGCAGACAGACTGTCGAAGGGCTCTTTCGCTCCGTGACCCTCCCCTCGCCCGGGTcgccctccacccctctcttctcGGCCATCACGCCCAGGGGGTCCACGAGGACAAGGGGGGGGAGCGGCCGGTGGAGTGCAGGGAGCGGCGGAGGAGGAGAACAAAGTTTGGGGAGCGGCAGAGGAGGAGACATTGCCGGGATCCCCTCGCTTGCAGTTGGAGAACATAAAGGTAAGAAACTGGGCTGAGGAGGGGGCAGAGATGGCGGACATCCTCCAGGAGACAAGGGCGACCTGACGGCCCCGATGCCCTCCGCCGCTGAAACCTCCTTAGGGAAAACCCTCCGgacctccctcccacctccccccGCCCCGGCTTCGCTGCCCGGCGTGGTGGCGCGGGAGGTGTCATCCGTCTCGTAGGTCACCTGGACGGAGAAGGAGGTGCTTGACCGGGAGGTGAGGAGGGAGCAGGACTCGCAGGAGCAGCTGGTGTAATTGTCCGAACTCTGTGAGGAGGTCAGGGTGACGGCGGTGCCGCTGGGGCCAGCCCGGGAGCTGCCCAGATAGGAGGGGGGGCCTGGgggctgctgctggtggtggtgggggtacGCAGAACCATAGGGGGTGGCGGTGTAGGCGGATGAGCCCCCCATCGCCCCCTGCAGGGCAAAGACGGAGCTGTAGGGAGGAGGGGGTGACGGAGGCTGGGCTGCCACCTCCTCATAAGAAGGCAGTTtaaaggaggccaggaaacctGCATTACAACACATGAGACACACGCGACCAAATTTAACCCACTAACCACCGGAGGTCCGCCCGCAGGAAAATGGGCCGGAGACGAGGAGCTAGACCCGGAAGGAGAGACGATCGCCCCAAAGCGCTACCTACTTAGGTCCAACATGGAGGCGGGGTAGCTGCAGGCTCCGTGGTAGGCGATCAGGTTgatctccctctgcctctgctGCTGCTGGATGCGCATCTTGGCCCTGCGATGGCGGTAGGCACAGCAACAGCTGAACAGAATCAGAATGGTCCAAAGCAGCCAGAACCCTGGGGAATACAGGAGAGTCACGTACCGGACTGTTTCATTGCattgctcccccccccccccccccccaccccccccgcgGGCTGTTCTCCGT contains:
- the LOC105021051 gene encoding proline-, glutamic acid- and leucine-rich protein 1 isoform X1, with product MDPEKTLTFCLGLKAEAMTISLPEPGGPTATVRRLTLPLIHRQPGIAGPQVTVHPQASDIGTINKGVKYQGSSGGQPVIGPKYCPGVNNNPGYLCETGHCCGETGCCTYYYELWWFWLLWTILILFSCCCAYRHRRAKMRIQQQQRQREINLIAYHGACSYPASMLDLSFLASFKLPSYEEVAAQPPSPPPPYSSVFALQGAMGGSSAYTATPYGSAYPHHHQQQPPGPPSYLGSSRAGPSGTAVTLTSSQSSDNYTSCSCESCSLLTSRSSTSFSVQVTYETDDTSRATTPGSEAGAGGGGREVRRVFPKEVSAAEGIGAVRSPLSPGGCPPSLPPPQPSFLPLCSPTASEGIPAMSPPLPLPKLCSPPPPLPALHRPLPPLVLVDPLGVMAEKRGVEGDPGEGRVTERKSPSTVCLPKPTQSPPRHALFSTNVDFFEPVEKGRRDEEEEEDDEEDHFRHRRLTGDSGIEVCRCRVKSEEEEKVEEESDGGGDREDGTGILHDSVDCSLRAHRVTPSQLPSDDCATQCGHASSSAVPRGGDAAITVESS
- the LOC105021051 gene encoding proline-, glutamic acid- and leucine-rich protein 1 isoform X2 → MDPEKTLTFCLGLKAEAMTISLPEPGGPTATVTVHPQASDIGTINKGVKYQGSSGGQPVIGPKYCPGVNNNPGYLCETGHCCGETGCCTYYYELWWFWLLWTILILFSCCCAYRHRRAKMRIQQQQRQREINLIAYHGACSYPASMLDLSFLASFKLPSYEEVAAQPPSPPPPYSSVFALQGAMGGSSAYTATPYGSAYPHHHQQQPPGPPSYLGSSRAGPSGTAVTLTSSQSSDNYTSCSCESCSLLTSRSSTSFSVQVTYETDDTSRATTPGSEAGAGGGGREVRRVFPKEVSAAEGIGAVRSPLSPGGCPPSLPPPQPSFLPLCSPTASEGIPAMSPPLPLPKLCSPPPPLPALHRPLPPLVLVDPLGVMAEKRGVEGDPGEGRVTERKSPSTVCLPKPTQSPPRHALFSTNVDFFEPVEKGRRDEEEEEDDEEDHFRHRRLTGDSGIEVCRCRVKSEEEEKVEEESDGGGDREDGTGILHDSVDCSLRAHRVTPSQLPSDDCATQCGHASSSAVPRGGDAAITVESS